One genomic window of Quercus lobata isolate SW786 chromosome 9, ValleyOak3.0 Primary Assembly, whole genome shotgun sequence includes the following:
- the LOC115959379 gene encoding uncharacterized protein LOC115959379 yields MDREQEEMQFLGLFDIYKEAYKIMHSWGKLLGQISLVLILPLSVIFLVHMQVSEVLFSKIVHNEIVLDYTRAGSPTYNKVSDVLSSEWTIFWLFNAAYFTILLILSLLSTSAVVYTIACIYTGREVDFKKVMSVVPKVWKRLMATFLCSYLFFFVYQILAFVILVICILGFGSTKAFIPISIVFWILYFVGFVYMTIVWQLASVVTVLEDTYGFGAMIKSKALIRGKMVVAVLVFLKLIFSFAIIKILFENLVVHGVSLGIVSRVGFGVLCSLLLFNFFLFGLVVQTVLYFVCKSYHHENIDKSALSDHLEVYLGEYVPLKAKDVQLEQYHV; encoded by the coding sequence ATGGATAGGGAACAAGAAGAGATGCAATTTCTCGGTCTCTTTGATATCTACAAAGAAGCTTACAAGATCATGCACTCATGGGGGAAACTCTTGGGCCAAATCAGCTTGGTCTTAATCCTTCCTCTGTCCGTAATCTTCTTGGTTCATATGCAAGTATCTGAGGTTTTATTCTCAAAGATCGTCCACAACGAAATTGTGTTGGATTATACCCGAGCTGGGTCTCCTACATACAACAAAGTCTCCGATGTTCTCTCTTCAGAATGGACCATTTTTTGGCTTTTCAATGCTGCATACTTCACTATCCTCCTCATCCTTTCACTCCTCTCTACCTCAGCTGTGGTTTACACCATTGCATGTATTTACACAGGCCGTGAAGTCGATTTCAAAAAGGTTATGAGTGTTGTCCCCAAGGTTTGGAAGAGGCTTATGGCCACGTTTTTGTGTTCTTACCTATTCTTCTTCGTTTACCAGATTCTGGCTTTTGTGATCCTCGTTATTTGCATACTTGGATTTGGGTCAACCAAGGCTTTTATTCCCATATCAATTGTTTTTTGGATCTTGTACTTTGTGGGTTTTGTGTACATGACCATAGTTTGGCAATTGGCTAGCGTTGTGACCGTGTTAGAAGACACTTATGGATTTGGGGCCATGATTAAGAGCAAGGCACTTATACGGGGAAAGATGGTTGTGgctgttttggtatttttgaaGCTCATTTTTTCATTCGcaatcataaaaattttatttgagaatCTAGTTGTGCATGGTGTATCATTGGGCATAGTGAGTAGGGTAGGCTTTGGGGTTCTATGTTCGTTAttgcttttcaatttttttctctttgggcTTGTGGTTCAGACAGTGCTCTATTTCGTTTGCAAGTCCTACCACCATGAAAATATAGACAAGTCAGCCCTCTCGGATCATCTTGAAGTTTATCTAGGGGAGTATGTTCCTTTGAAGGCCAAGGATGTTCAGCTTGAGCAATATCATGTTTGA
- the LOC115959377 gene encoding pentatricopeptide repeat-containing protein At3g29290-like isoform X1 — protein sequence MCEMLRSLNSAMVLSNWFSCRYYPYTPTIYFCKIHNRHFHCCVYVNSAINSNTRGAIMPGLGIISTWQPKTSNISLLRVDKSRIVVNTVASVDVGVDCEKEEENKLIKGDEGFEESFVEQIWPPWGNVTNHKDLDIEPSPTPVSQTESKFSNRMTIANESRVHFLEETNEELLSERLLVLSRTNKVRSALELFRSMELSGLCPSLHACNSLLSCLFRNGQPDDGLRVFEFLKTKKITTGHTYSLVLKAIANSQGSDTALEMLMEMLGECEVKKDFDAIAYNTMITVCGKVNNGVETERIWRSIKANGCCPTRVTYCLLISNFVHCSQNELALDAYSEMVQNGFEPGNDTKQAIISACTKEGKWNLALSVFQDMLKAGLKPNLIACNALINSLAKAGEVKLAFEVYDITTSLGHSPDAYTWNALLGALYNADRHDDVLQLFDSIKRDQDSQLNLHLYNTALMSCSKLGSWDRALQLLWQMEAFGLSIPTASYNLVISACEIARKPKVALQVYEHMVHQKCNPDTFTHLSLVRACIWGSLWDEVEEILNWAAPNVSLYNAVIQGMYLRGKIDSAKNLYTKMREHGLQPDGKTRAMMLQNLSKNSARHRRSWSLGYRGRHRQKMK from the exons ATGTGTGAAATGCTGAGGAGTTTGAATTCTGCTATGGTTTTATCAAATTGGTTTTCTTGCAGATATTACCCATATACTCCAACTATCTACTTCTGTAAAATCCACAATCGGCATTTTCATTGTTGTGTATATGTTAATTCAGCTATAAATTCAAATACTCGGGGTGCCATAATGCCTGGTCTGGGCATAATTTCCACGTGGCAACCAAAGACGTCAAATATCAGTTTGTTGAGGGTGGACAAATCACGCATTGTTGTGAACACGGTTGCAAGTGTTGATGTTGGTGTGGATTGtgaaaaggaggaagaaaacAAATTGATTAAAGGAGATGAGGGATTTGAAGAATCTTTTGTTGAGCAGATTTGGCCTCCTTGGGGAAATGTCACAAATCACAAGGATTTGGATATTGAACCTAGTCCTACACCTGTTAGCCAGACtgagtcaaaattttcaaacaggATGACGATTGCGAATGAAAGTAGGGTACATTTTCTAGAGGAAACAAATGAAGAGTTGTTATCAGAGCGACTTTTGGTGCTTAGCAGAACCAATAAGGTTAGAAGTGCATTGGAATTATTTAGGTCCATGGAATTATCAGGTCTTTGTCCTAGTTTACATGCCTGTAACTCTCTTTTATCATGCCTTTTTAGGAATGGGCAGCCTGATGATGGGTTAAGAGTCTTTGAGTTTTTGAAGACAAAGAAGATAACTACAGGTCACACTTATAGCTTAGTACTTAAAGCAATTGCGAATTCTCAGGGTAGCGATACTGCCCTTGAAATGCTTATGGAAATGCTAGGGGAATGTGAAGTGAAGAAGGATTTTGATGCAATTGCATATAACACTATGATAACAGTATGTGGTAAAGTTAACAATGGTGTTGAAACTGAGAGGATCTGGAGAAGTATTAAGGCAAATGGCTGCTGTCCAACACGAGTTACTTATTGCCTATTAATTAGCAATTTTGTTCATTGCAGTCAAAATGAGCTGGCTCTTGATGCTTACAGTGAGATGGTTCAGAACGGATTTGAACCAGGGAATGATACAAAGCAAGCTATAATTAGTGCGTGCACAAAGGAGGGAAAGTGGAATTTGGCACTTAGTGTCTTTCAAGATATGTTGAAGGCTGGCTTGAAGCCAAACCTAATTGCTTGTAATGCATTAATTAACTCTCTTGCGAAAGCTGGGGAGGTCAAACTAGCATTTGAGGTTTATGATATCACAACATCTTTGGGTCATTCACCAGATGCATACACATGGAATGCTCTACTTGGTGCTCTATATAATGCAGATCGACATGACGATGTTCTTCAGCTCTTTGACAGCATTAAGAGAGATCAAGACTctcaattgaatttacatttGTACAACACTGCTTTAATGTCTTGCTCGAAGCTTGGTTCATGGGATAGAGCGCTGCAGCTTTTGTGGCAAATGGAAGCTTTTGGGCTCTCAATTCCAACTGCATCATATAATCTTGTCATTAGTGCTTGTGAGATTGCAAGGAAGCCAAAAGTTGCATTGCAAGTGTATGAGCACATGGTTCACCAAAAATGCAATCCGGACACATTTACTCATTTGTCATTGGTAAGAGCTTGCATATGGGGATCACTCTGGGATGAAGTGGAGGAAATCCTAAAT TGGGCTGCACCAAATGTATCTCTTTATAATGCTGTCATTCAAGGAATGTACTTAAGGGGTAAGATTGATTCTGCAAAGAATCTGTACACCAAAATGCGTGAGCATGGTCTTCAACCAGATGGTAAAACACGTGCTATGATGCTTCAAAACTTGTCAAAAAATTCAGCTAGACATAGAAGGAGTTGGTCTCTTGGTTACAGAGGACGTCATCGACAAAAGAtgaaatga
- the LOC115959377 gene encoding pentatricopeptide repeat-containing protein At3g29290-like isoform X2, producing MKSCYQSDFWCLAEPIRNGQPDDGLRVFEFLKTKKITTGHTYSLVLKAIANSQGSDTALEMLMEMLGECEVKKDFDAIAYNTMITVCGKVNNGVETERIWRSIKANGCCPTRVTYCLLISNFVHCSQNELALDAYSEMVQNGFEPGNDTKQAIISACTKEGKWNLALSVFQDMLKAGLKPNLIACNALINSLAKAGEVKLAFEVYDITTSLGHSPDAYTWNALLGALYNADRHDDVLQLFDSIKRDQDSQLNLHLYNTALMSCSKLGSWDRALQLLWQMEAFGLSIPTASYNLVISACEIARKPKVALQVYEHMVHQKCNPDTFTHLSLVRACIWGSLWDEVEEILNWAAPNVSLYNAVIQGMYLRGKIDSAKNLYTKMREHGLQPDGKTRAMMLQNLSKNSARHRRSWSLGYRGRHRQKMK from the exons ATGAAGAGTTGTTATCAGAGCGACTTTTGGTGCTTAGCAGAACCAATAAG GAATGGGCAGCCTGATGATGGGTTAAGAGTCTTTGAGTTTTTGAAGACAAAGAAGATAACTACAGGTCACACTTATAGCTTAGTACTTAAAGCAATTGCGAATTCTCAGGGTAGCGATACTGCCCTTGAAATGCTTATGGAAATGCTAGGGGAATGTGAAGTGAAGAAGGATTTTGATGCAATTGCATATAACACTATGATAACAGTATGTGGTAAAGTTAACAATGGTGTTGAAACTGAGAGGATCTGGAGAAGTATTAAGGCAAATGGCTGCTGTCCAACACGAGTTACTTATTGCCTATTAATTAGCAATTTTGTTCATTGCAGTCAAAATGAGCTGGCTCTTGATGCTTACAGTGAGATGGTTCAGAACGGATTTGAACCAGGGAATGATACAAAGCAAGCTATAATTAGTGCGTGCACAAAGGAGGGAAAGTGGAATTTGGCACTTAGTGTCTTTCAAGATATGTTGAAGGCTGGCTTGAAGCCAAACCTAATTGCTTGTAATGCATTAATTAACTCTCTTGCGAAAGCTGGGGAGGTCAAACTAGCATTTGAGGTTTATGATATCACAACATCTTTGGGTCATTCACCAGATGCATACACATGGAATGCTCTACTTGGTGCTCTATATAATGCAGATCGACATGACGATGTTCTTCAGCTCTTTGACAGCATTAAGAGAGATCAAGACTctcaattgaatttacatttGTACAACACTGCTTTAATGTCTTGCTCGAAGCTTGGTTCATGGGATAGAGCGCTGCAGCTTTTGTGGCAAATGGAAGCTTTTGGGCTCTCAATTCCAACTGCATCATATAATCTTGTCATTAGTGCTTGTGAGATTGCAAGGAAGCCAAAAGTTGCATTGCAAGTGTATGAGCACATGGTTCACCAAAAATGCAATCCGGACACATTTACTCATTTGTCATTGGTAAGAGCTTGCATATGGGGATCACTCTGGGATGAAGTGGAGGAAATCCTAAAT TGGGCTGCACCAAATGTATCTCTTTATAATGCTGTCATTCAAGGAATGTACTTAAGGGGTAAGATTGATTCTGCAAAGAATCTGTACACCAAAATGCGTGAGCATGGTCTTCAACCAGATGGTAAAACACGTGCTATGATGCTTCAAAACTTGTCAAAAAATTCAGCTAGACATAGAAGGAGTTGGTCTCTTGGTTACAGAGGACGTCATCGACAAAAGAtgaaatga
- the LOC115960696 gene encoding biogenesis of lysosome-related organelles complex 1 subunit 2-like, with amino-acid sequence MAQKDEAVHDQLADSLNDLFNSVSTMIKSQLQGTNNELEVLEKMNERVGEEYKGMGGVASGLRVFVEQLKSKGGNFDQYVQQIDAIEQQVTEFEAVVSMLDKHVSLLESKVLSVYPHPPHPAS; translated from the exons ATGGCCCAGAAGGATGAGGCTGTTCATGACCAACTCGCTGACTCACTCAACGATCTCTTCAACAGCGTCTCCACCATGATCAAATCCCAGCTCcaa GGGACGAATAATGAGCTAGAAGTGTTGGAGAAAATGAATGAGAGAGTGGGTGAAGAATACAAAGGGATGGGTGGCGTGGCATCTGGGCTGAGGGTATTCGTGGAGCAGTTGAAGTCAAAGGGTGGTAACTTCGACCAATATGTGCAGCAGATTGATGCAATAGAGCAACAAGTGACTGAGTTTGAAGCTGTTGTGTCAATGCTCGATAAGCATGTTTCCCTTTTAGAATCCAAAGTTCTTTCTGTTTACCCTCATCCTCCACATCCCGCTTCCTAA
- the LOC115958865 gene encoding ras-related protein RABC1-like: MDTASSSSNSTMAEFDYLFKLLLIGDSGVGKSTLLLSFTSNTFEDLSPTIGVDFKVKHVTLGGKKLKLAIWDTAGQERFRTLTGSYYRGAQGIIMVYDVTRRETFTNLSDIWAKEIDLYSTNQDCIKMLVGNKVDKESERVVSKKEGIDFAREYGCLFLECSAKTRVNVEQCFEELVLKILDTPSLLTEGSTGVKKNIFKEIPPQSDASTSGCCSW; the protein is encoded by the exons atGGATACAGCGTCGTCTTCTTCAAATTCGACCATGGCGGAGTTCGATTACCTGTTCAAGTTGTTGCTGATCGGAGACTCTGGAGTTGGGAAAAGCACGCTTCTCTTGAGCTTCACTTCCAATACCTTCGAGGATCTCTCTCCTACCATCG gtgTTGATTTTAAGGTGAAACATGTTACTCTTGGTGGGAAGAAGTTGAAGCTTGCAATTTGGGACACAG CTGGACAAGAAAGATTTAGAACACTGACTGGCTCATATTACAGAGGAGCTCAAGGGATAATAATGG TGTATGATGTAACACGGCGAGAAACTTTCACAAATCTATCTGATATATGGGCTAAGGAGATTGACTTGTACTCAACAAATCAAGATTGCATCAAGATGCTTGTTGGCAACAAAGTTGATAAG GAAAGTGAAAGGGTTGTCAGCAAAAAAGAGGGCATTGACTTTGCTAGAGAATATGGATGCCTATTTTTGGAGTGTAGTGCAAAAACTCGAGTCAATGTGGAGCAATGCTTTGAGGAGCTTGTGTTAAAG ATTTTGGATACACCTAGTCTCTTGACTGAGGGCTCAACTGGAGTGAAAAAGAACATCTTCAAAGAGATACCCCCACAATCTGATGCATCAACCAGCGGATGTTGCTCTTGGTGA